From the Conger conger chromosome 13, fConCon1.1, whole genome shotgun sequence genome, the window CCTAGAATCAAATTGATACCGAAAGCTTTTTTTATACCTGCATTCAGGGTGATTGAATATACCtgaataatcagaaacagctgagaacatACCCTAAAATGTGGTTTGACCATTTTAGATAATTTGACATAACCATTTGTTAACAtttgttatgccatcttgtgacaactgttatgtaatgtgtatgacagtgttatgtcagctgCTTACACTCCCGTTTTGTAAGGTAATGCAAGATAATCTATTTAAATAAGGACCAGAGGATGCAACAGAGGATGCAAcagaaattaaaattatttgcaCTATTGCCTACTGGCCTACTGGCACACATTTCTTTGTAGAAGATTATTATCTTAGAAATAATGCTTGGAATATTCCTAATTATTATGAAGGATTCTTACTGTACCTGTTGTGTTGGCTATTGTTCCGTCTGCACATGGAATGCAGTCGAAGCAGCAGGTGGGCTTGCCTTTAATTTGTGCTTTCCTTGAACCTGAGGGGCACATTTCTGTGCATACTGCTTCAGGAATCTGTCATGGAAATTTAAATCTTATCTCATTAAATTCATGAATCATCATACATGCCACCAACATGACAGcctctttgtatttttttgtaagtGTTACTTTTCCAAAAGTCAATATATCAGCTTTTCCCCTTTTAGTagaactgaatgttttttttttacacatttagtATAGTAACTTCTAACCAAGTAACTCATCTGATTAATTTTGAAGTTTGCATGTTTGGATGTTCATTTGGTGTGTTTATATTATTTTCCATTAGTTTCAAAGAGCACATCAAAGAAATTAAAGGAATATGCTTTAGGAGATTCCTTGAAGAGGAATCGCTCCTTTCACACTACTATTAAAATAGCATGAACATTTTGTATAtatgttcaattttaaatgagTGAAATTGGAATGTAGGTGCCAGTACCGCTTTTCCTGTACTCCAGATGATGTTTTCCTCTTCAATAACAAGTTCGTATCCATGCGCTGATGTCCTGAAATGTCCCACTGTCACATGCTGTACTTCCCTATCTCTCAGCTGCCAGTTGATGATGTCATATGAAGCAGGAGGGTCTCCATTTTCATCAAAGAACACAGTCTCCCCATAGCTGTTTACAAAATTCACACTCTTTAGGCGATCACTGACCTGgacaatgtgaaaatgtacGCAAACATCCATTAATTAATCAGGTCTCTATGAAAGAGTGCAGTTACTTTTTGGATGGATGATtgataaataaagaaatttaTGTGAACAAACACTTAGCTAAAGGGAGATTTTCACAAACATGGTATAGACTTACTTGCTTCGGCTCAATTTGTGAGGTGTTGATGCATggtttttttggattttttttactCTCATTCATACAAAATATCAAATCATGAAGAGCATGTGCAATGGCATACACTGCTTTGTATACATTATATGACACCCGTAGTTGTGTTACATTGAAGAAAACATGAGCTGGAtccattttttcatttactgtGCATGGTCTGCTTTTGGGCACTATATGAGTAGATGGAGAGGACTCTTTGGTCAAATCTAAGTCACAGCCCATAATGGTTTCCCAAAAATCCCTCACAAAAGGATCCCCTTGAACAGGTAAGGGATCTATGTTCACAAGGAAGTCTTTCAGTTTAGGCATTGCCATTTTGCGGGTTGCAAATCCAATTGCACCACCAAAAGACCGGAAAATCTCAATGGTAGATGGCCTTGCTGCAGTTATCCATGCTTCACTTGCTATCCACTGGATACCTGTGATGTTTTGCATTACAAGTTCTTGCATCAGAGGATACAGGTCACCTTCTGGAACGAATGCAAGAATCACTCTCACTGTTGAACGTTTAATCATCTCAACCACGTCCAGTATTTTACTCCTTGGATATGTTCTTAAAACTGTTccaataaatgcaatgcaaactCCAAACTTTTTTACTTCCTCTGTGAATAACATGATGCCATTTCGTCCATAATCATTGTCAGCTTGAATAGCCCCGATCCATGACCATCCAAATCGTCTGACAAGAGAGGCTAAAGCTTTGGCTTGATGGTAATCACTTGGAATTGTGCGAAAAAATGTAGGATACTTAATTTTGTCGCTCAGACAAGCACATGTTGAGAAGTAACTTACCTAATGGAATATATAGGCATCaataaaactatgttttaaatgtGAGACATTTATTAACGTCCTATTCTTAAATTTTATTAAAGGCACTAATATGGGCGGAAATTAGTGACAGCAGAAATGAGTTCCATAGGGTGAAAATAcatcaaaaaatgtatcctcTTTTTGTCCAGAATTTCAGGTGCTGCTTAGTCCAATTGATAGGATATCACATTTGCAGTTAATTAGTACAACAATAGTCGGGTACTATAGCTCCTAACCTACTCCTTTCATCAATTTATTTGCTGACATACTTGCAAAACTCAAGTGTCCCTGAAAAGACTTGAAAACTTTTCCCTGGAGCAAATAACATTGGGTTTTTACACAAATGTATTCCATGAGTGAGAAAAAGCTGCTAACAAGTGAGCTTATTACATTTAACTGTATACTTACTGCAGACATACATGTATGTGCTAAACAAAGTAACACCAATAACATAGACTGTGCTGAAAATCTGACTGCTGTTGAACTATTTTCCAAGTTCAGTCTGCCCATGCATGAAGTTATATGAATACACACATCATGGGTAAAGAGTAGCATGTTCATATTTAACGCCTGTCACTATGGTGTATTGACTATGGTAAACCTAGTAGTGAAAGGgttgaatatgtgaatatgttatgtaaaaatggtaggtgtaataagctaaagcttcagcctaCACCTTTTTCGATCAATATTGTCATTCTTTATTTCTATGTGCATGCATTCTGTAAAAATTGTTAATACCGACCAAAATGAATAACTAATaccactaccccccccccccccccccacacacacacatttttggaaCTTTTGAAGCCACActttcaaactgaaaaataatcttAATTCATACACAATGTGGAAAATTATAACTGCAGTGTTAAACAATAAAGGTGGTCTGAAGCGGagaacaatgataattccttcAGAGAAATTTTAAGAATATGTGagacattctatcaacatttcAAATTCGAAAGGATtatatgcatttggtttgctggacccatgccgtgaaaaggacactgacattaccttgatTCGTATAGTTGTGTAGTCATTGCTAAACATAGTAAAGAAAACACATCTGCAACAAATGGATATGCTCATAATTCTACATTTCCTAAAAGCAAAGCATCAGCtgtctgtggtcagtgtgtgtgtgagctcttaAATGGCACAGCAATAAATTGGTAGAAAAAGCTTACAAATACAAACCAGCATTCTAAAATGAGAAGTCTTTCTATGGCTAGCTTCTCAGAGCTTTTACATAGCCTAACTGTTATTAGTTCTGTTGTCATTCTTGGGTAAagactatttattttattttatctagcTCAGTTATGTGCTGTGCGTGTCACATAGAATATAAAAAAACTTGTTGCTGCTTAAGGTGCTAACCACTGTTTGGAGTTTTATTGAATctttgcttgtttatttttactAAGTACCCTTAAGTGTGTGTCATATGAAATGTAAGAACTGAACTATATTGTGCAATTCAAAGTAAATTTCTGCTGGCACTAATTTCAGCCCACACACTAATAAAACTCAACACTGTTACTAACAACtattacaaaacaaacatttaagcTTGCACCTTTTTTCTTATCTACGTTCTGTGGTCACTGCACTTTACAATAATTGTATATTAAATTGCTATTATATAGGACCTGCTTAAATTTCCCATTTCATCTTAAGGATAAGAACTTCTTAAATTCAGTCTTGTTCTCACATGCAACAGTTAGAATTTACCATTGGTACACCAAATGGTCCAAGTGCTCCGGCAGCTGCTGCAGATTGAGATGATCCTGATTCTGCAATAACTGCAGATATCGGAGGATTGCATTCAGCTGCTGATTTTGTTTCCTCTCGTCTGCTTACCAGAGTGAGAGCAGCTCGCAATGTGTTTGTTGGGGAAGCACAGGAGTCATAAATTGCATATCCCAAGCTGATGTTTGGGAGCAGGCTCTGGTCCTCATTGATTTCTTTTATCGTAAACATCATCACCTGTGCCCAACGATAGGCTCGCAAGTCAAATCTGTAGAAAGTATACAGGACTTTACAGGAGATTTAACATGAGCAAGGGGTTAAGCAAGTGTAGTTGCAGAAAAGGTGCTATTTCCTCTTGTGTTTAAATCTGACTTAAATCAGGCTCTTACCCAACACAGTTCCCTCCATGTGGTTCTTTTTGAAATGAGACATTCCGACTCTCTTCTTTATTGAACACGGGAAAAATTGCTCCGAGCATGACATCACCCTGTTTGAATATACTTGGCAGTCCAAAATTGCCTAACAGCTTGCAACCAAAATCACGCTCTGCTGCTATCTTCAGAAATAATATCATGCATAGTAACCTTTCATGTAGCCTTGCCATCGTACCTCTTCACGTTTTTGGAGAACTGCCTCTCATTTATATAGTCAGATCAGTCCTCAGGATGCACGTGTGTAGCTTCTGGAGAAGAAgcttaatgtttttttccctgaaGGGCATAGCAGTGCTGTTGTGACATAATccaacaaactaaacaacagaTTCCTTGGAGAGCAAGTGtcaaataatatttgtattctTGTCTAATACCAACAAAAACTGTAAAGAACTGTAtgtgattttgttttatgtattcTTTCTTAGAAGCACCTGTTTTTACCTCGCTAGACTGGCTAGTTTGATAATTGTTGTAACCAAGTTACCCCATTTAAAACATCCCAGTTACATTAGGGTATTTTGTAAGGTTCTAGCTGTTTATTTGGGCTTTGGTCTGACACAGTTCTCAGTTTTCAGTGGCTCAAAATTAATTTGCTGTATGTCATGAAAATTCTGGGTAGCCAGTGTTAGAGAAAATCATAAATTAGAAACATTGCAATCCTGATAGAGATCAATTTCTTGCAAAAAATAGAGCTGCAAGCTAGCTGATAGccaaaaataatattcaatGTATTGGGTAATGTATTCAATGTGCTTCACTGCGCACAAAACTTGGCCAATTAAATTTTCTATTAAATAATCCAGTAATATTGTGAATTATCCCTTTAAATGCATGTAGGACTTTTGCCTtggaaatataataaaaaaatcatgcTCAGTCAtcactatgatacactggcaacatgatgagagattgacagggatgggttaggcaggaatgcattgttaacccctcgcacacgccatcgagatGGTATTAAGAacgaaaaatatgtggttcagagctaatgagcagccataattgtcagcagaggagtctgaagtctggggacttagatttagagaactatggagcaaggttaaagttctgactgaggccatgcatagaatgagttccagcaacATGTGTCTGTTCACTTCTGCCCCTTCTTGTCTACTTTATTCTGAAAGCTCCTAGGGTTGCTTATGCATGtcagccttttttatttttgtccggtatctgaaaagcacatgtccaatacactgaactcatatgcCCCATGAGAATTTATGcccaaaatggtggaaaatgGGCTGAATTATGTGGTGGTTTCAATTAGTCAATTCGTTTTAATTAGCCGCCGGCTTGGAAAAAATACTTGCGAGGTTCCgtcagtagggggcagccaTGTTGCATTTTGGGGTAACTTACATACATCAGAACACTTAGCTCTGGTTTGGagatataatttgtatttggaGAAAAAACTATTAGCTGGGAAAATATTTGTTGTCACGCCTCTTGATTTATAAAAATTGTTATTGCAATTTAAGTAGCGCCTTTAATGAAATTCCCaattgacttgtttttttggtaACAGGCTGAGCAGCAATTTGTAGCACAATTACCCATAATccttagggtttttttttttcagaaccaCCACCAGGCGGCAAATGTGTGCGCTCTACTCCAGAGCAATCGTGAGCCCACTCATCATGGTGCCAGTGGTTCCGCTAGAAAACATCGGTCAACTTGATGGGCtgggttgaaaaaaaaatattactgtCCATCGTCTGTTGAAGTTAGCACAAGCCGGCTTACCTTGATTTCAACATTTCAGCTAGCCGCTTGTCCACTGATAGCATGCACACTCCCTGGGGCACATATTTGACTTTGTGTATTTTGCTTTGCCACTGGCAAGTTTTAGCTTTTTGTATATGTGAGTACAAGTACTGCATTATTTGAATCCGTTTCCTTATCCgttaaaccaattaaattatccGTATCCGTAGGTTACTCGTACTCGGAAGTGGGCGTGACATAACCCGGAAGTGGTGTCATTTAAGCAGTCCCCCGTACTACATTGCGATTTGCAGTTCATTGAAACCAAgcctttcacctgaagcacagcTACTTCAGTTTTGCACTTTGTTATGCCGGTAAATCtccaaaattaattaaaaattgaAACCGTCTATATAAAATGCAGATACATGTATCTGTAACAACCTGGAACACGCACCTGATAAGGTTCGGCCAGAAACCCCCAGTGACTATAGTTCCTACCAGAGGTACGTTCAAGACGGGGAACGTTCACGGTGAGCTATGTTTGCTGAAAacagtttttaatgaacattccatttagtttgccaccaacacatttttaataaaaacagatgcgacttagatctaacaatgccagctagctgattcattTTCGATtctgcagccatttctgtttgtgttgcacaaccttttcaaattgttagCCAACGTTTGTGGTGAACAGAACAAAGTATGGATATGTTTGCTAACGTTTGcgatcttgaacgcacctcagatactagttaagtagttatatccttaatctcTAGTCGGAAGaagttcacacaacagtctcttgacatgcacaagTGAGGAAAATAGCTGCAGGCAGTAATTTTTACTAATCTAAGGGGGacgaaccagggaggaactggcctatcacaaaaaagaaaaaagactgtACCTAAtagttgtcttttttttgtcttatggCTGGGGGTCTTACATTCCCTTTGTTGGAGCCTCTGCATGCCTGTGACTGACTTCTGCATGTGCAGCCAATCAGTCAATCGACTGGTAATTGTGTGCAGCTCAGTTGTGTGCAGCTTGTGTGCAGCTCAGAAGATTCACGTTTTGAAGGTGCCTTTTAAttcctgtgtttttgacaccggtgtattttattgtttcagCTAAGTGTTTTGCACCATGTTTTGTTtgcagtttttccttttttcatgattttgtaatgtgtttttggtattaaatatttttttactttggtttAGTGCCAATTTGTTTTAGGTTTCAGGTCTTTTACAATTGGTACATGTCACACTGCAATAAAGCACTGACAATTTCCCGAAATGGCCCAAAATATCTGACACTGACAGTCTTCCGTCAGAAGCTAAGATTCACTAAATTGGCCGTCTGTGAATGTCACACTTATTGGCTGATTTTGGCTCATGACAAATTTTTGTCTGAGACTGCAGTATTGTAGCAAAAATCGCACAGTGTCAACCCAGCTTAAGGCACTTTCCCTTTCACTCATTGGTGCCGTCTTCCATAGCTAGCTGAAACTTCACCAACTTCACTAAAACTAACAAACAGTTAGGCTTCATCAATCTGTATCATCACAAAAAATACACAGTAAGTTTCCCAGCAACACTTGCATAATATCAGGAAAGAAGATAATAGGGCTTTCAAATAGACTACCAAAGATAACATAACTTCGTAACATAGCGTTTGCAATATTTAACCGATATTCTCTGCACATGTTTGACATGGTCAGAAGGTAATGCAAATTTATTTTAAGTGAGTAACCATGAAGCGGATATGATGGTGGAATTCATGGTATACACTCAGttaatcactttattaggtatacctatACATCACCTTGTTAGtataaatatctaatcagccaatcatgtggcagcaactaaatgcataaaaacagacccggtcaagagattcagctctttttcagaccaaatgccagaataggaaagaaatgtgatctaaatgactttgaccatggaatgattgctgctgccagacagggtggattgagtatctcagaaactgctgaactcatggtattttcacacacagtctctagagttggcagagaatggttggaaaacaaaaaacatccagagagcagcatatctgtgggcagaaacacattgttaatgagagaggccagtaTTGACTCTATCAGCTATACACAATCAAATTGTAAGCATGCagtaaacctttatttgaacATGAAATCAAGAGATGGCTCACAGCAGGATAGTATGCAGCTATGAAATTAAATGATCTGTTAAGAAAAGTGATCTATCAAGGGGAATGGATTGCGACGTGAACATGGCATGAACAGGGCATTGCTGTTAATGAGCATGTGTGCTGTGTCAACctgccctgtataaataaaggttaaatgagaaaaaattgCCTTGTTTGTTTAATGAACATGCACTCTCTGTctgcaaataaaacactggTGAAAACTGGAATTTATAGAACAGGTAATGGAAGACCTACTTGTATACTaaaagaaatacacacatttgaAACTAGAGAGCTTTTGAAGGCATCTTCCCCATCAGATGCTTCCTTGAATTAAATTCAGGCTTGAATATGATAATATAACACTTGGGcacaaaaatacagaacagCAAGCCAAAGCTGGAAGCTAAAATTGCAAATATTtccacagctacagtgaactttccaggtgagctgacataagctggtataaaggtgatccagactgcacagaatatgagcatgctgaatgtgatgaatttgGCTTCATTGAAGTTGTCAGGCAGCTTACGAGCcagaaaagctaaaacaaaGCACAATATAGAAAGGAGCCCAATATAACCCAGCACAGCCCAGAACCCCACTGCTGATCCTACGTCACATTCGAGAATTATCTTTTCTTTGTAGTGCTTCATGTTCTTGTTGGGGAAAGGAGGGGATATTGTTaaccaaagcacacaaataaggACTTGTATGAGAGTGAAAGCAAGAACACTCAGTCTCTGCTGCAAAGGCCCAAACCACTTCATGACATTACTTCCTGGAAGTGTAGCCCTGAAGGCCATTAACACCACTATTGTTTTCCCCAGAACACAagagatgcagaggacaaaggtgATCCCAAATGCAGTGTGGCGCAGCATACAGGACCACTCAGAGGGCCGGCCGATGAAGGTAAGAGAGCAAAGGAAACACAGTTTCAATGAaaagagcagcaggaagctcagctctgaATTGTTGGCTTTCACTATAGGAGTATCTTTGAAAAGCAGAAACACTGTTGATATAACAGATGCTAAAACAGCACCAAGGCAAGCAAACGTAACAAGCAATAATCCCATGATTTCTTCATATGACAGGTACTCAATGGCTTTTAAAACACATTGGCTTCTGTTTTCATTGGACCAGTATTCTGGTGGACATTTCATGCAGCCAATGGAGTCTGGAAAGGGAAAAGAATGGTCTCATAACATGCATCATAACACCTTAGAAAATTGTAAAGGCATGTTGGAGCCATTTGCCATAAACCCTGCTTCAGGAAAATGGGAAATGTTAGAGTGtgtataatatacatttttacattcacattttatggTTGATAATGTTGACTATTACAGCATAATTTATCACTTTTCT encodes:
- the LOC133107507 gene encoding extracellular calcium-sensing receptor-like, with the translated sequence MLGAIFPVFNKEESRNVSFQKEPHGGNCVGFDLRAYRWAQVMMFTIKEINEDQSLLPNISLGYAIYDSCASPTNTLRAALTLVSRREETKSAAECNPPISAVIAESGSSQSAAAAGALGPFGVPMVSYFSTCACLSDKIKYPTFFRTIPSDYHQAKALASLVRRFGWSWIGAIQADNDYGRNGIMLFTEEVKKFGVCIAFIGTVLRTYPRSKILDVVEMIKRSTVRVILAFVPEGDLYPLMQELVMQNITGIQWIASEAWITAARPSTIEIFRSFGGAIGFATRKMAMPKLKDFLVNIDPLPVQGDPFVRDFWETMVSDRLKSVNFVNSYGETVFFDENGDPPASYDIINWQLRDREIPEAVCTEMCPSGSRKAQIKGKPTCCFDCIPCADGTIANTTGATDCIPCPLEYWSNKAKDQCIPKDIEFLSYHEGMGIALTVVSLSGVCLAFATIVVFFNFKNTPIVKANNSELSCLLLFSLLLCFLCPLTFIGEPTVWSCMLRHTVFGITFALCISCVLGKTIVVVTAFRATLPNNNMARKFGPMQQRIIVCSCTTVQIFICLLWLTLNPPFPDRIFKQSDKTIILECNTGSETAFYAVLGYIGILSAVCLVLAFLARKLPDNFNEAKFISFSMLIFCAVWLTFIPAYVSSPGKYTVAVEIFAILSSTFGLLFCIFAPKCYIILIKPEKNTRNNVMGKLVTKRL